The Flavobacterium marginilacus genome window below encodes:
- a CDS encoding glycogen synthase yields MEILHVGAECYPVAKVGGLADVIGSLPKYQNNKNNNVSVAIPCYQTVFRLENNFECIHWGKLKLGQFNFPYSVLKETTDKLGFELYLIEIPELFDRPNVYSYRDDIERFLSFQIAVLDWISGRSSIPDIIHCHDHHTGLIPFMKNYCCKYEKLKNVAAIITIHNGLYQGIFTFNKLYYLPEFDLIHIKELEWGNCINSLASAIKCSDEITTVSTTYLNEINYSDNGLETLFQRVRNKSRGILNGIDMDVWDPSRDTMLEMNYSVTDFSEGKQKNKEHLCSLFKMNPDKPLFSFIGRLYNEKGADLLAKTISSALTTYKNEINFLILGYGDIEIENQLKQLLEVYKENYHVHIGYNEELAHKTYAGSDFLLIPSRIEPCGLNQMYAMRYGTIPIVRRTGGLRDTIIDFEDNGNGICHDQASAEDICDAIQRAVNLYSDKDAIGQIRIKGMNTDHSWEHVSQEYIELYNLIIGKRHEN; encoded by the coding sequence ATGGAAATACTTCACGTGGGTGCAGAATGTTACCCAGTTGCAAAAGTGGGGGGATTAGCTGATGTAATTGGTTCATTACCAAAATATCAAAACAATAAAAACAATAATGTTAGCGTGGCTATTCCATGTTACCAGACAGTATTTAGGTTAGAAAATAATTTTGAATGCATTCATTGGGGAAAATTAAAATTAGGGCAGTTTAATTTTCCTTACAGCGTACTAAAAGAAACAACAGATAAACTGGGATTTGAGCTTTATTTAATTGAAATACCTGAACTCTTTGACCGGCCAAATGTTTACAGCTATAGAGATGATATCGAGCGGTTTTTATCTTTTCAAATTGCTGTCTTAGACTGGATTTCCGGGCGAAGCTCGATACCGGACATTATTCATTGTCACGATCATCATACAGGGTTAATACCTTTTATGAAGAATTATTGCTGCAAATATGAAAAATTAAAAAATGTTGCTGCAATTATTACAATTCATAACGGATTGTATCAAGGAATATTCACGTTTAACAAATTATATTATCTGCCTGAATTTGATTTAATACACATAAAAGAATTAGAATGGGGAAACTGCATTAATTCATTGGCGTCAGCGATAAAATGTTCGGACGAAATCACAACTGTGTCAACAACTTATCTGAACGAAATAAATTATTCTGACAATGGTCTTGAAACATTATTTCAGCGGGTAAGAAACAAGTCAAGAGGTATACTTAATGGAATTGATATGGATGTTTGGGATCCAAGCAGAGATACAATGTTAGAAATGAATTACTCAGTGACTGACTTTAGTGAAGGAAAACAAAAAAACAAAGAGCATTTGTGTTCTCTTTTTAAGATGAATCCAGATAAACCCCTTTTTAGTTTTATTGGAAGATTATATAATGAAAAAGGAGCCGATTTATTGGCTAAAACCATATCATCAGCTTTGACTACATATAAAAATGAAATAAATTTCTTAATTTTAGGATATGGAGATATTGAAATAGAAAATCAGCTTAAGCAATTATTGGAAGTATATAAAGAAAACTATCATGTTCATATAGGTTATAATGAAGAATTAGCCCATAAAACTTATGCCGGATCTGATTTTCTTTTAATCCCTTCACGCATTGAGCCCTGCGGATTAAATCAAATGTATGCAATGCGCTATGGAACAATTCCAATAGTAAGAAGAACCGGCGGACTAAGAGATACTATTATTGATTTTGAAGATAATGGAAATGGTATTTGCCACGATCAGGCATCTGCAGAAGACATTTGTGATGCTATACAAAGAGCCGTAAATCTATATTCAGATAAAGATGCGATCGGCCAAATTAGAATTAAAGGAATGAATACAGACCATTCCTGGGAACACGTAAGCCAGGAATATATAGAATTATATAATTTAATTATTGGAAAAAGACATGAAAACTAA
- a CDS encoding alpha/beta fold hydrolase, whose amino-acid sequence MTKNASNHTKPLKIPKIILLSSKVIAFLSTKWAVVYASKLFITPIKHKIPKREIEMDEKSIQQMITVPSINRKINIYEYGKNDSSKKVLLVHGWSGRGTQLCKIAKEMVNLGYQTVSFDAPAHGKSPGNSTIMIDFIASIIEIDKQFGPFEIAVGHSLGGMSVMNAIKEGLKVDKAVIIGSGDIVQDITDDFVAKLGLKPIISKLLCERFEHKYGGKMNDYSAYKAAEITLIPTLVIHDKNDPEVSVKAGIHIHKHLKNGELMLTEKLGHRKILADHQVIEKIINFIKK is encoded by the coding sequence ATGACAAAAAATGCTTCAAATCATACTAAGCCTTTAAAAATTCCAAAAATTATCTTACTATCTAGTAAGGTTATTGCGTTTCTGTCTACAAAATGGGCTGTTGTGTATGCTTCGAAATTGTTCATTACACCAATAAAACATAAGATTCCAAAACGAGAAATTGAAATGGATGAAAAAAGTATACAGCAAATGATTACAGTTCCATCAATAAACAGAAAAATAAATATTTACGAATACGGAAAAAACGATTCAAGCAAAAAAGTGCTTTTAGTTCATGGCTGGTCCGGAAGAGGCACTCAGCTGTGTAAGATTGCAAAAGAAATGGTTAATCTTGGTTACCAAACAGTAAGTTTTGACGCTCCTGCGCATGGAAAATCACCTGGAAATTCTACAATTATGATTGACTTTATTGCATCTATTATTGAAATTGACAAGCAGTTCGGGCCTTTTGAAATTGCTGTTGGCCATTCATTGGGAGGAATGTCTGTTATGAATGCGATAAAAGAAGGATTAAAGGTTGATAAAGCTGTTATTATTGGAAGCGGAGATATTGTCCAGGATATTACTGATGATTTTGTAGCTAAATTGGGTTTAAAACCAATTATAAGCAAACTGTTATGTGAGCGTTTTGAGCACAAATATGGCGGAAAGATGAATGATTACAGTGCTTATAAAGCAGCAGAAATAACTTTGATTCCTACATTGGTTATTCACGACAAAAATGATCCTGAAGTATCAGTAAAAGCTGGAATACATATTCATAAGCATCTTAAAAACGGAGAATTAATGCTGACTGAGAAACTTGGTCACAGAAAAATACTGGCAGATCATCAAGTGATTGAAAAAATAATTAATTTTATTAAAAAATAA
- the msrB gene encoding peptide-methionine (R)-S-oxide reductase MsrB — translation MNYPFVKSEKEWEEELGSERYRILRQKGTEYPHTGKYNLHFENGHYCCGGCGTPLFESNSKFDAHCGWPSFDESIPGKVEYIPDATHGMTRTEIVCANCGGHLGHVFEDGPTKTGQRYCVNSLSVDFKEK, via the coding sequence ATGAATTATCCTTTTGTAAAATCAGAGAAAGAATGGGAAGAAGAATTAGGTTCTGAACGGTATAGAATTCTTCGTCAGAAAGGAACTGAATATCCGCATACAGGAAAATATAATCTGCATTTTGAGAATGGTCATTATTGCTGCGGTGGCTGCGGTACTCCCCTCTTTGAAAGCAATTCAAAGTTTGATGCTCATTGCGGATGGCCTTCATTTGATGAATCAATACCAGGAAAAGTAGAATATATACCTGATGCAACACATGGAATGACTCGAACCGAAATTGTCTGTGCAAATTGCGGCGGGCATTTAGGTCATGTTTTTGAGGATGGCCCGACAAAAACAGGACAGCGGTATTGTGTGAATTCTTTATCAGTGGATTTTAAAGAAAAATAA
- a CDS encoding IS1182 family transposase, with the protein MAKVIFKSQSINTPELFPINIFDKISENHPVRLVDKIVNSLDISHILKIYKGGGTSAYHPRMMLKVLFYSYLSNTYSCRKIAKALTENIHFMFISGNSTPDFRTINDFRGKILKENIKDLFAEVVKMLVEMGYVSLDIQYIDGTKIEAKSNKYTFVWRGSIEKYKEKLEVKINSILSDIENSILSDNQEVNKEELPKKINSEELKEKLSELNKKLKEPNKKITKELEKLQEEHLPKLEKYEKDLVILGNRNSYSKTDPDATFMRMKEDHMKNGQLKPAYNPQISTENQFITNVTIHQTPNDTTTLKSHLEEFEKMYQKQSKTVVADAGYGSEENYEMLENKDITSYVKYNYFHKEQKKKMKDNPFLVQNLFYNIQQDFYVCPMGQRMENIGSGKRTSANGYESQVSYYQAKRCDGCPLRSLCHKAKGNRTIEVNHRLNQLRAQAKELLMSEKGLEHRSKRPIEVEAVFGQLKNNNKFSRFTFTSIEKVEMEFLLMAIGHNFRKMIAKNNDASKTHLKISFRVLNRAIKVEIHFLNTVTEYFFINQPTQNRFLKFAA; encoded by the coding sequence ATGGCTAAAGTAATATTTAAATCGCAATCGATCAATACACCGGAACTTTTTCCGATAAATATTTTTGATAAAATTTCAGAAAACCATCCTGTCCGCTTAGTGGATAAGATTGTCAATTCATTGGATATAAGTCATATACTTAAAATATATAAAGGAGGAGGCACCTCGGCCTATCATCCCAGAATGATGCTTAAGGTTTTGTTTTACAGTTATTTAAGCAACACTTATTCCTGCCGAAAAATAGCAAAGGCACTTACTGAGAACATTCATTTTATGTTTATTTCAGGCAACTCAACTCCTGATTTTAGAACCATTAACGATTTTAGAGGAAAGATTTTAAAAGAAAACATCAAAGATTTATTTGCAGAGGTGGTCAAAATGCTTGTGGAAATGGGCTATGTCAGTCTGGATATCCAATACATTGATGGAACAAAAATAGAAGCCAAATCCAATAAATACACCTTTGTCTGGCGGGGTTCTATTGAGAAATACAAAGAAAAGCTCGAAGTAAAAATCAACAGTATCTTATCCGACATTGAAAACAGTATTTTATCAGATAATCAAGAAGTCAACAAGGAAGAATTACCAAAAAAAATAAACTCGGAAGAGCTGAAAGAAAAATTATCAGAACTCAATAAAAAACTCAAAGAGCCCAACAAGAAGATAACCAAAGAGCTTGAAAAGCTTCAGGAAGAGCACCTGCCAAAGCTTGAAAAATACGAAAAAGATTTAGTGATTTTAGGCAATAGAAACTCCTACAGTAAGACAGATCCTGACGCTACCTTTATGAGAATGAAGGAAGACCATATGAAAAACGGACAGTTAAAACCTGCATACAATCCTCAGATTTCTACTGAAAATCAATTCATTACCAACGTAACCATTCATCAGACACCTAACGACACTACGACTTTAAAATCCCATTTGGAGGAATTTGAAAAAATGTATCAAAAACAAAGCAAAACAGTTGTAGCCGATGCTGGTTATGGAAGCGAAGAAAACTACGAAATGCTTGAAAATAAAGACATAACGTCCTATGTAAAGTATAATTATTTTCACAAAGAACAGAAGAAAAAAATGAAGGACAATCCGTTTCTTGTCCAGAATTTGTTCTACAATATACAGCAGGATTTTTATGTGTGTCCAATGGGACAAAGAATGGAAAACATTGGCAGTGGAAAACGGACATCGGCCAACGGATACGAATCACAAGTATCTTATTATCAAGCAAAAAGATGTGATGGATGTCCACTTAGAAGTTTGTGCCATAAAGCCAAAGGAAACAGAACAATAGAAGTAAACCACCGCCTGAACCAATTAAGGGCTCAGGCCAAAGAGCTGCTCATGAGCGAAAAAGGACTCGAACACCGAAGCAAACGCCCAATAGAAGTTGAAGCAGTATTCGGACAGCTAAAAAACAACAATAAATTCAGCCGGTTTACTTTCACAAGCATCGAAAAAGTGGAAATGGAATTTCTATTGATGGCTATCGGGCATAATTTCAGAAAAATGATAGCAAAGAACAATGATGCGTCGAAAACTCATCTAAAAATCTCCTTCAGAGTTCTAAATAGAGCTATAAAAGTCGAAATTCACTTTTTAAATACTGTAACAGAATATTTTTTCATTAATCAACCAACCCAAAATCGATTCCTGAAATTTGCAGCATAA
- the sucD gene encoding succinate--CoA ligase subunit alpha, protein MSVLVNKDSKIIVQGFTGSEGTFHATQMIEYGTNVVGGVTPGKGGTTHLDLPVFNTVKDAVVQAGADTSIIFVPPAFAADAIMEAADAGIKVIIAITEGIPVADMIKANSYVKQRNARLIGPNCPGVITPGEAKVGIMPGFVFKKGTVGIVSKSGTLTYEAADQVVKQGLGITTAIGIGGDPIIGTTTKEAVELLMNDPETECIIMIGEIGGQLEADAAKWIKADGNRKPVIGFIAGETAPAGRTMGHAGAIVGGSDDTAAAKKQIMKDNGIHVVDSPAEIGKKVKEVLG, encoded by the coding sequence ATGAGTGTTTTAGTTAATAAAGATTCAAAAATAATTGTTCAAGGATTCACGGGAAGCGAAGGAACATTCCACGCTACTCAAATGATTGAGTACGGTACAAATGTTGTTGGCGGTGTTACTCCAGGAAAAGGAGGAACTACACATCTAGATTTACCGGTTTTCAATACAGTAAAAGATGCAGTTGTTCAAGCTGGAGCTGATACTTCAATTATTTTTGTACCGCCTGCTTTTGCTGCAGATGCTATTATGGAAGCTGCTGATGCAGGAATTAAAGTAATTATTGCAATTACAGAAGGAATTCCTGTTGCTGATATGATTAAAGCAAACAGCTATGTTAAACAAAGAAATGCTAGATTAATCGGACCAAACTGTCCAGGAGTTATTACTCCAGGTGAAGCTAAAGTTGGAATTATGCCAGGTTTCGTTTTCAAAAAAGGAACTGTTGGAATCGTTTCAAAATCTGGAACTTTAACTTACGAAGCAGCTGATCAGGTTGTAAAACAAGGGTTAGGAATCACTACTGCTATCGGAATTGGCGGTGACCCAATCATTGGAACAACTACCAAAGAAGCTGTAGAGTTATTAATGAACGACCCTGAAACTGAGTGCATCATCATGATTGGTGAAATTGGAGGTCAATTAGAGGCTGATGCTGCTAAATGGATTAAAGCTGATGGTAACCGCAAACCAGTTATTGGTTTTATCGCTGGTGAAACTGCTCCTGCAGGACGTACAATGGGACATGCTGGTGCTATAGTTGGAGGATCTGATGATACAGCTGCTGCTAAAAAACAAATTATGAAAGACAACGGAATTCACGTTGTTGATTCTCCTGCTGAAATAGGAAAGAAAGTTAAAGAAGTACTTGGATAA